One region of Syntrophobacter fumaroxidans MPOB genomic DNA includes:
- a CDS encoding shikimate kinase: MQKRNIALIGFRATGKSTVGRLLAGELGFTFIDMDRHLTGTFGRDIQCWVRTHGWKSFRDEESRLLKALAGGADLVVATGGGIILDPANCETLRAHFVVVWLTASRETILERLARDPNTIHDRPPLTDLSPALEVEQLLEERSPLYARTADLTLSTDLLAPPDVVSAIARFVST; the protein is encoded by the coding sequence ATGCAGAAACGCAACATAGCATTGATCGGCTTCCGCGCAACAGGGAAAAGCACCGTCGGGAGGCTCCTGGCCGGGGAGTTGGGCTTCACCTTCATCGACATGGACCGGCACCTGACCGGAACCTTCGGTCGCGACATCCAATGCTGGGTGCGTACCCATGGCTGGAAATCATTCCGGGACGAAGAATCCAGGCTTCTCAAGGCGCTTGCCGGCGGCGCCGACCTCGTGGTGGCCACGGGCGGCGGAATTATCCTGGACCCGGCCAATTGCGAAACCCTCCGGGCGCACTTTGTCGTCGTCTGGCTGACGGCCTCCAGGGAAACCATTCTCGAACGTCTCGCGCGGGACCCCAATACCATCCATGACCGTCCCCCCCTGACCGATCTGTCCCCTGCCCTGGAGGTGGAACAACTCCTCGAGGAACGATCTCCTCTCTACGCCCGGACGGCGGACCTCACCCTTTCCACCGATCTCCTCGCGCCGCCGGATGTAGTGTCCGCCATCGCGAGATTCGTTTCCACCTGA
- a CDS encoding lysophospholipid acyltransferase family protein: MSRDKRHRPGGGGRSRIDVVGKLPFLPALIAAMLRFLYRTCHITTLGREHEDFVKGLPGPGIATCWHFAFPTVVYHYRDLNVVTMASRSRDGELAARVAERLGMRCFRGSPGKGGGAALKGLIDALQSSYGGGFIADGSQGPPRIAQKGILLLARYSGAPILPVSIAARPCWRFRSWDRTVLPKPFARIVAAFGPPLIVQRDVSPERLEELRLELEASLNNLTRDAQRALGLPD, from the coding sequence ATGAGCCGTGATAAACGACACCGGCCCGGTGGAGGCGGGCGTTCCCGCATCGACGTTGTCGGGAAGCTGCCTTTCCTGCCGGCGCTCATAGCCGCCATGCTGCGATTTCTTTACCGTACCTGCCATATTACCACTCTCGGCCGGGAACATGAAGATTTCGTGAAGGGGTTGCCGGGGCCGGGAATCGCCACCTGCTGGCACTTCGCCTTTCCCACGGTGGTCTATCACTACAGGGACCTGAACGTGGTGACCATGGCGAGTCGAAGCAGGGATGGCGAGCTTGCGGCACGAGTGGCCGAGCGTCTCGGAATGCGGTGTTTCCGGGGGTCGCCCGGCAAGGGCGGCGGCGCTGCCCTCAAGGGTCTTATCGATGCGTTGCAGTCATCCTACGGCGGCGGATTCATCGCCGACGGCTCGCAGGGACCGCCACGGATCGCCCAAAAAGGCATCCTCCTGCTCGCCCGGTACTCCGGAGCGCCGATCCTGCCCGTCAGCATCGCGGCCAGACCCTGCTGGCGGTTCCGGAGCTGGGACCGCACGGTTCTTCCGAAGCCTTTTGCACGCATCGTGGCGGCTTTCGGCCCGCCGCTGATCGTTCAGAGGGATGTCAGCCCGGAGCGTCTCGAGGAATTGCGCCTGGAGCTCGAGGCATCGCTGAACAATCTGACGCGGGATGCGCAACGGGCGCTCGGCCTGCCGGACTGA